Genomic window (Zingiber officinale cultivar Zhangliang chromosome 2B, Zo_v1.1, whole genome shotgun sequence):
CCCTTCTCGCATTCCGGGGGGCATCGtctcccaattgttgatttttgGATCATAGACCTGCCCTCGAGGGAACGACACAAATGGCCATACACAACCTTCAATCACATGCAACCTTCCGTCGAACACGGCAGAATCATAGGAGGCCATGTTCATGCCCATTCTTGCAATGGGACACCAATTCCCGTTGACGGGGTCGAGTGCCTCGGCCGAGTCCAGCTCGAACTGGTCCGTGCTATACCCTCCGGCGACATAGACCCGTCCATCAATCACTCCTCCCGCGAAGAACGATCTCGCAGTGAGCATCCGACTCATTACTGTCCACCGGTTTCGATGAATCTCATACTTCAACACCAAGTGGAGGGGGCAATCCATGTCAGAGACCAGTCCCCCGCAGACAAGGAGCGTGCCGTCCGGTGGTATGGCAATGCACCCGAACCCGCGAGGACAAACGCGATCCCGGCACGGCATGGCCGGAATAGTGTGCCAAGACAAGTGAGTGAGGTCCAAGACCTGCCATTGGATCTTCCCAGTGCACCTGTGGAAGGCCAAGGTGAAGAGCCAGGGGTCACTGAACCCTAGAGCCTTCCTCTGGCTAAAGAAGCACTCTTTGTTGGCAAGCAGCCGGTGCCACCGCCGGCAGACAAGACGACACGACACATGGGAGGCCACGGGGAGCCTGAGGAGGCAATTCAAGGCGACATCATCAGGAAGGCCAGGGATTAGGGGAAGTGACTCCGCGGCAGGCTCTTCGGACACTTTCGATGTTGCCAGAGCCGGAAAAAAGGGCAAAGGTGAGGGGGTCACGGCCAATCTAAACTTAGGTGTCAACTTCATTTGGGAATCCCCAAGCTTGTGCACAGGAGACAGGTGGgatgaaaccctaaccctacgCATGTCTGCCTACCCTTCAAGATTAGAGCAACAATCCAGAAATCCTGTCCTTGATCTTGGAGCTCCAAAAACCCTAATTTCTTTTCTGAATCCTCGACAAGAACACTCTCCTCTTCAGTCAACTACTACCAATTTGAGGTCAACAAACCAGAAATTTCAGCAACCCTAAATTCTTCGAGCAACATAGAACAAGAAAACCACATAAAAAGGCGAACCTTTTAAACTGCTGCTTCtaactttagaaaaaaaaaattgcagcAGAAAATAAGAGGAAGGGATCGAATCTCACAGGAAAATGAGAAGGCGGAGGCTCGTGGAGGATCAAAATCACATCTTGAGCTCTTCTTCGTGCCAAAGAAGGGATCTTGATTGGAAGCGCGATCGAACCTGGAagaaaagggggagaaggaaaatgcCAACGGGTTTGTTGAAGTTGCTTTCTTGCTTGAGCTGTCTTATTTATATTTATGACACGGTCTTATTGTTTGTGCCAAACAAGTCGCTTTAGAAGACAATTACGATGGAAGAAGATTTATtggagaaaaaatatatataaaaatataaattcaattTACTtgtattcattaaaaattatatatttataaatttattagataattattaattttaaatacatTAAATCTAGAGCCTTTTATTTTTACTATCTCATCATATTCTATTTCCACAaacttttatttttatcttgaatTATCacttcatatttatttttatctatcaCAAACTCTCATCCTTATTAAGAATTGTCACATTGTCTCATAATAttctattaataattttatctttaTCTATAAAACTAAGTTTAATTTCCAACAACCCCTCTTACacttaaacttgattttgtgacTCCAAACAAATTTTACATCTTGATAAAGTCTTCAAATTGGAGaggcttggtaaaaatatcagtaACTTGATCTTAAGACTTTATGTATTCCACGTGCACCTATTTTCTTGTAACACACTCTCTGATACAGTGATAGTGTGTATCGATATGCTTGATTTTATCATGGAAAACTGATTTTTTGCTAGTATTATTGTAGACTTGTTATCAACTCGAATCTTGGTTGCCTCTTCTTGTGATAAATTTGGCTCATTCAACAAATTTTAGAGTCAAATAGCATAACAAACACATAAAGTCGCAGCCACATACTCCACCCATAAAGAACACAAATCCTATAGTGCTCTTTCTATCATCCATATCTCCATCTCAATCACTATCGCTATATTCTTCAAATTTGAAATGGTTAAATGTTGAATAAGCAATTTAAAATCTGTCGTATCTTTAATATAGTGCAAAATTCTCTTAACGATCTTAAGGTGGGCGGTAGTTGGAGCTTTCATGTAATGGTTAACAAGTAAACATCATAAAGGATATCGGGCTTTGTGCACGTTAAGTATCGTAAACTTCCAATCAAGCTATTGAAAAATGTTggatcaacttcttcttcatcatgctttgATAACTTGACTTCAgctcccagggcgtagcacagacggtgggcgcatggtatctctggcgtaatggccaggggtcgattctcaggaactgacgacatGGGGTTTAcctcgccatgcgcctatggcctgtgtacctacatgaacctccctccatatccgtggggccgacactaggggggccgctaaggtagcggatatACCTTTTTGATAACTTGACTTCATATTCTATTAGGGTATTTATAAGCTTACTGTTATCcattttaaacttttttaatttttttcttgcaTAACTTGCTTGTGAGATGAAGATTCCATCTTCCCTTTGCTTCACTTGCCAAATAGTATATCATGAACCTAATATTAGTCATCTCAAATTCCTTTATCattatttctttgaattttccaaGCATACTTGGATTGCTTCTTGTGAAGGTAAGTCAGCGACATATAGGCATACAATCAAAACATCTTTATCTTTACTCATTAGCACGACCTCGTCCATATCCATGTTGACTTCTATTGTTATTGAAGCTTTGCTTCCTATGAAGGTTAGGTCATCGACATATAGGCATATAATCAAACATTTTTATCCTTACTCATTAGCATGACCTCGTCCATATCCACGTTGGCTTCTATTTTTATTGAAACTTTCATTTTTCTTTGTCAGTTAAAGAGTCATCTTTAAGAGTTGTTGAgtaatttcttaatttatttttttcatgggCTTGTAATGAACCCAGGAGTTGCTCTATCATCATGACTTATAGATCCTTAGTTTCTTCGATGATGATTGTAatgctatcaaattttgaattcaatgatcgaaattttttttcaataatatTTACTTCTTAAATCTCTCATATTGTCTTTTTTAGTCAGAGCTAGCATCAAATCATCACGCAGCTCAACATAGTCTTTTTCTATAAACTTCCAAACATCATGATCTCCAAGAAGCGCCTTCATCTTAGTACTCCAATTATCATAATTACTCGCGTTGAGTACTGGAACTTGAAAGGGAATCATACCTACATTAGTCATACCTTTGATACCACTTTGTTGAAAGAAGAATTATAGGAGAAAAAATGCACTCTGCgtggaagaggaaaataaaaaaatatgaatttaaCTTGCTTTCATTCATTAAAGAAGTTACATATTTATAGGCTATTAGATAACTATTAATCTCAAGTACATTGAATTTAGATCCTTTTATTTTTACCATCTTATCATATTCtatctccatattttctctctaTCCTATCATTAACTCTTATCCTTATCAAGAATTATTATCCCATCTCATAATATTCtatcaata
Coding sequences:
- the LOC122047981 gene encoding F-box/kelch-repeat protein At1g30090-like yields the protein MRRVRVSSHLSPVHKLGDSQMKLTPKFRLAVTPSPLPFFPALATSKVSEEPAAESLPLIPGLPDDVALNCLLRLPVASHVSCRLVCRRWHRLLANKECFFSQRKALGFSDPWLFTLAFHRCTGKIQWQVLDLTHLSWHTIPAMPCRDRVCPRGFGCIAIPPDGTLLVCGGLVSDMDCPLHLVLKYEIHRNRWTVMSRMLTARSFFAGGVIDGRVYVAGGYSTDQFELDSAEALDPVNGNWCPIARMGMNMASYDSAVFDGRLHVIEGCVWPFVSFPRGQVYDPKINNWETMPPGMREGWTGSSVVISGHLFVICELERMRLKVYDPESDSWDTVDGASMPERIHKPLSVTSIGSKIVVVGRELHVAIGQVDDEGFYSTDGRTKKHKFAVRWREVDALLEFSYLTPSSAQVLYA